In a single window of the Verrucomicrobiaceae bacterium genome:
- a CDS encoding AraC family transcriptional regulator has product MPLQTEPPIRRAFLRQIASESAFYRLFDHLPGISFFAKDRQFRIVCANQHFIERFGFKEEAEIVGKTDFDILPPRLAEHFRQDDEKVMTSAQPHLGIVELFFNRQGIPDWFITNKLPVLGKNGQVIGIMGTTQRYEERREMMQPYALIGPAVEFIREHFRQRIRVEELATLAHLSTRQLHRKFIDAFGLSPQAFVMKLRVQAACDALQAGRQIAETARELGFYDQSVFTHQFQKHMGITPMRFQRQCGVRR; this is encoded by the coding sequence ATGCCCCTCCAAACGGAGCCCCCCATCCGCCGTGCCTTTCTCCGCCAAATCGCCAGTGAGAGCGCTTTTTATCGACTCTTCGATCATCTGCCTGGCATATCGTTTTTTGCCAAAGACAGGCAGTTTCGCATCGTCTGTGCGAATCAGCATTTCATCGAGCGCTTTGGCTTCAAAGAAGAAGCGGAAATCGTGGGCAAGACCGACTTTGACATCCTACCGCCGCGATTGGCCGAGCATTTCCGGCAGGATGATGAAAAGGTGATGACCTCGGCACAGCCGCATTTGGGGATCGTGGAGCTGTTTTTCAATCGCCAGGGCATCCCAGACTGGTTCATCACCAATAAGCTGCCTGTCTTGGGCAAAAACGGACAGGTAATCGGCATCATGGGCACCACGCAGCGCTACGAAGAGCGACGGGAGATGATGCAGCCGTATGCGCTGATCGGTCCTGCGGTCGAATTCATCCGTGAGCACTTCCGGCAGCGTATCCGGGTGGAGGAGCTAGCGACCCTGGCGCATCTCTCGACCCGGCAATTGCACCGGAAGTTCATTGATGCCTTTGGGCTAAGTCCGCAGGCCTTTGTGATGAAACTGCGAGTCCAGGCCGCCTGCGATGCCCTACAAGCAGGGCGACAGATCGCCGAAACAGCACGGGAGCTGGGCTTCTACGATCAAAGCGTCTTCACCCACCAATTCCAAAAACACATGGGCATCACGCCGATGCGCTTCCAGCGCCAGTGTGGCGTGCGGCGATAG
- the lnt gene encoding apolipoprotein N-acyltransferase, with amino-acid sequence MKNDRRMRWLLPLMSGGMLVFAFPGWNWQLAVWVWVLPLLAVLWPFGYLKFQSSNFKSGYLAGLAFFLPNLFWIRHSSRVMMGGARDGAWAGWGPELLGLGAWIGLSAYCAVYFGLWAWFVARFARPNATTLTRDAWWASTLHSLRCAGLAAGAWVVCEWLRSTTVFTGFGWNGLGVAFHQNAALMQPADLVGVMGLSFLPIFVACTGWNVITRFVAVHRGDGTSRTRVDFTVAMVLVLLSVAYGMLRVNEIHKSRPKLRVTMVQPNVAQVDAMTGAVAPRTYERLRDFTRLYAKSSDLVIWPESALPAHLHYDLAMHEMFFKDTLGTEPFALLTGTEIRQPGQPDYNSAILMRGSLQNRQEHHKVHLVPFGEFLPLREYWPFSMLRPLFPGDFAFGPKTEPLRLDEKMSLIPLICFEDTVGRVARKFVRAEPQIIVAISNDGWFIDSIETELHLANAKFRAVELRRPMARCSNIGVTCFIDAYGRESSRLHDPETGDTFIEGVLPGEMDAHFSEITFYARYGDVFALAMLAICLVTILLRWKGTRACQA; translated from the coding sequence ATGAAAAACGACCGCCGGATGCGCTGGCTCCTCCCGCTGATGAGCGGCGGGATGCTCGTGTTCGCCTTTCCAGGCTGGAACTGGCAACTCGCCGTGTGGGTGTGGGTGCTCCCGCTGCTGGCGGTGCTGTGGCCCTTCGGGTATTTGAAATTTCAAAGCTCAAATTTCAAATCCGGCTACCTCGCGGGCCTCGCGTTCTTTTTACCGAACCTGTTTTGGATTCGGCACTCGTCGCGAGTGATGATGGGCGGTGCGCGGGATGGGGCGTGGGCGGGCTGGGGACCAGAGTTGCTCGGTTTGGGGGCCTGGATCGGCCTATCGGCTTATTGCGCAGTGTATTTCGGGCTGTGGGCTTGGTTTGTGGCGCGATTTGCCCGGCCGAATGCGACGACGCTGACGCGGGATGCCTGGTGGGCGAGCACGCTGCATTCACTGCGCTGCGCTGGCCTCGCGGCGGGTGCTTGGGTGGTCTGTGAGTGGCTGCGGAGCACGACGGTATTCACCGGATTCGGCTGGAATGGGCTGGGCGTGGCTTTTCATCAAAACGCGGCGCTGATGCAGCCTGCGGACTTGGTGGGTGTGATGGGACTGTCGTTTTTACCGATCTTCGTGGCCTGCACAGGCTGGAATGTGATCACGCGGTTCGTGGCGGTGCATCGCGGCGATGGCACGAGCCGCACACGAGTGGATTTCACCGTAGCGATGGTGCTGGTGCTGCTGAGTGTGGCCTATGGCATGCTGCGGGTGAATGAAATCCACAAGAGCAGGCCCAAACTACGCGTGACGATGGTGCAGCCAAATGTGGCCCAGGTCGATGCGATGACGGGTGCGGTGGCACCGCGGACCTATGAGCGGCTGCGGGACTTCACACGGCTTTATGCGAAGAGCAGTGATCTGGTCATCTGGCCGGAGAGTGCGCTGCCGGCGCATCTGCATTATGATTTGGCAATGCATGAGATGTTTTTCAAAGACACGCTCGGCACGGAGCCTTTCGCACTGCTGACGGGCACAGAAATCCGCCAGCCAGGCCAGCCGGACTATAATTCGGCCATTTTGATGCGTGGGAGCCTGCAAAACCGCCAAGAGCATCACAAAGTGCATTTGGTGCCTTTTGGTGAATTTTTGCCGTTGCGTGAGTATTGGCCGTTTTCGATGCTGAGGCCTCTTTTCCCAGGTGATTTCGCTTTCGGGCCGAAAACGGAGCCGCTGCGATTGGATGAAAAAATGAGCCTTATCCCGCTGATCTGCTTTGAGGACACAGTGGGCCGTGTGGCGCGGAAATTCGTGCGTGCGGAGCCGCAGATCATCGTCGCGATCAGCAATGACGGCTGGTTCATCGACAGCATCGAGACGGAGCTGCATCTGGCGAATGCGAAATTCCGCGCGGTGGAGCTGCGCAGGCCGATGGCGCGGTGCTCGAACATCGGCGTGACTTGCTTCATCGACGCGTATGGCCGGGAAAGCTCCCGCCTGCATGATCCAGAGACGGGCGACACCTTTATCGAAGGCGTCTTGCCTGGTGAAATGGACGCACATTTCTCCGAGATCACTTTTTATGCCCGTTATGGCGATGTTTTCGCCCTAGCGATGCTGGCGATCTGTTTGGTGACCATCCTGCTGCGATGGAAAGGGACACGAGCATGTCAGGCGTGA
- a CDS encoding CPXCG motif-containing cysteine-rich protein codes for MERDTSMSGVSVICPSCFEEFEVAAPHPGELPCDVDYDCEVCCRPMRIAFDEEDGEVVGQAYGLGENGPWG; via the coding sequence ATGGAAAGGGACACGAGCATGTCAGGCGTGAGCGTGATTTGCCCGAGTTGCTTTGAGGAATTCGAGGTGGCGGCACCGCATCCGGGAGAGCTGCCATGTGACGTGGACTATGATTGTGAGGTGTGTTGTCGGCCCATGCGAATCGCCTTTGATGAAGAGGATGGCGAGGTGGTGGGACAGGCTTATGGCTTGGGAGAAAATGGGCCTTGGGGCTAG
- the tsaD gene encoding tRNA (adenosine(37)-N6)-threonylcarbamoyltransferase complex transferase subunit TsaD: MRTENYLLALESSCDETAAAICDLDGNLKASRIASQIEIHRQYGGVVPEVASRNHILHVRPLVEAVLADAGIRLDDVAAFAATCGPGLVSSLLIGTSMAKALAVAEERPFLAINHMEGHLLSPFMGGQGPVRPCVGLIVSGGHTMLVRVRDVGDYELLGRTRDDAAGEAFDKVAKMIGLPYPGGPEIDKLAARGDPQAFAFPRSFLDGRSLEFSFSGLKTAVLYELPRVDLKNEQTLADVCASVQAAIVEVLVEKLLLAAKNTKNRLVAVSGGVSCNRGLRTQLKTRCEEAGLELLLAEPTLCTDNAGMIAFTAAQRFRRGYTSTFEAEVDPNLPLVAAV, translated from the coding sequence CTGCGAACTGAGAATTACCTTTTGGCCCTCGAAAGCTCCTGCGACGAGACGGCAGCGGCGATCTGTGATCTGGATGGGAATCTGAAAGCGAGTCGCATCGCATCGCAGATCGAGATCCATCGCCAATATGGCGGTGTGGTGCCAGAGGTGGCCTCTCGGAACCATATTCTACATGTGCGGCCACTGGTGGAGGCGGTGCTGGCAGATGCAGGCATCCGCCTGGATGATGTGGCAGCTTTTGCGGCCACCTGTGGGCCAGGACTGGTCAGCTCACTGCTCATCGGCACCTCCATGGCCAAGGCGCTGGCCGTGGCGGAGGAGAGGCCTTTTTTAGCGATCAATCACATGGAGGGGCATTTGCTCTCTCCATTCATGGGTGGCCAGGGGCCGGTGCGTCCCTGCGTGGGACTCATCGTCAGTGGCGGCCATACCATGCTGGTGCGAGTGCGTGATGTCGGTGACTACGAGCTACTAGGCCGCACACGCGATGACGCGGCGGGTGAGGCATTTGATAAAGTCGCGAAGATGATCGGCCTCCCCTACCCTGGCGGACCAGAGATCGATAAACTGGCCGCACGCGGTGATCCGCAGGCCTTTGCGTTCCCGCGCAGTTTTTTGGATGGGCGCAGCCTAGAGTTCAGCTTTAGCGGGCTGAAAACGGCGGTGCTTTACGAACTCCCGCGAGTGGATCTGAAAAACGAGCAAACGCTGGCGGATGTCTGCGCCAGTGTGCAGGCCGCCATCGTCGAGGTGCTGGTGGAAAAGCTCCTCCTAGCAGCCAAGAATACGAAAAACCGACTCGTCGCCGTCAGCGGTGGTGTGAGCTGTAATCGCGGCCTACGCACGCAGCTAAAGACTCGCTGCGAAGAGGCCGGGCTGGAGCTTTTGCTGGCCGAGCCAACGCTCTGCACGGACAATGCGGGCATGATCGCTTTCACGGCGGCGCAGCGTTTCCGCCGCGGCTACACCTCGACTTTCGAGGCAGAGGTGGACCCCAATCTGCCGCTGGTGGCAGCGGTATGA
- a CDS encoding metallophosphoesterase family protein: MKFAIFGDIHANLEALQTVLYDSQEMGCSNYVCLGDIVGYAANPSECLEIVRELNCPTVRGNHDEGASGNSSLDELNPLAYTALMWTREQLTEEQRQWLRDLKLVRQVRDFTVVHATLDSPGNWGYVTNRFDAMASFSYQFTQLCFYGHTHVPRIFEKDDSVRASRGTEVSLARGTKYFVNVGSVGQPRDGDWRASYAIYDAQAQTVTIRRLEYDIETAQRKIIAAGLPTLLAERLALGK; this comes from the coding sequence ATGAAATTTGCCATCTTCGGCGACATCCATGCCAATCTGGAAGCTCTCCAGACCGTGCTCTATGATTCCCAGGAAATGGGCTGCTCGAACTATGTCTGCCTCGGCGACATCGTCGGTTATGCAGCCAATCCCTCGGAGTGCCTAGAGATCGTGCGCGAGCTAAACTGCCCGACCGTGCGTGGCAATCATGACGAAGGTGCCAGCGGCAATAGCAGCCTCGATGAGCTCAATCCCCTGGCCTACACGGCACTCATGTGGACGCGGGAGCAGCTCACCGAAGAGCAGCGCCAGTGGCTGCGCGATCTCAAGCTGGTGCGTCAGGTGCGGGACTTCACCGTGGTACATGCCACACTCGATTCACCGGGGAACTGGGGCTACGTGACGAACCGCTTCGATGCGATGGCGAGCTTCAGCTACCAGTTCACGCAGTTGTGCTTCTATGGACATACCCATGTGCCACGCATCTTTGAAAAGGATGACTCCGTGCGTGCCTCTCGGGGCACAGAGGTCAGCCTCGCACGCGGCACGAAGTATTTCGTCAATGTGGGCAGCGTGGGCCAACCGCGTGATGGGGACTGGCGGGCCTCTTATGCCATCTATGATGCGCAGGCACAGACGGTGACCATCCGCCGCCTCGAATACGATATCGAGACTGCCCAGCGCAAAATCATCGCCGCAGGACTGCCGACGCTCCTGGCAGAGCGGTTAGCACTGGGGAAATGA
- a CDS encoding glycosyltransferase family 9 protein, producing the protein MRPSLPSLRDFRSALIVKPSSLGDIVHTLPAVRVIRRAFPHLRLRWLANTEWTPLLEGSPLIDEVIPFPRKQFRGLGGLLRFWKWRHTCRSLPREQPEVVLDFQGLLRSGLISRWRGSACVIGLSDAREGADRFYTHCVPVDAAAHAVDRYLELPRALGIRVEPEDISFELAAGTAPTKASLDWQNSIVVHPWSRGEGKSLSDDALAALCSALAPHPVILVGMHEGAVVPQAAHVTDLSHQTSLGELVWIMRQARGCISVDSGPMHIAAAVNERVLGLHTWSDPRRVGPYPSSAQVWKAGSIAPRHALSPAQCTDSRSITPASAQHIGEWAREQWCTS; encoded by the coding sequence ATGCGCCCCTCGCTCCCCTCTCTTCGCGACTTCCGCAGTGCCCTCATCGTGAAGCCCAGCTCGCTCGGTGACATCGTACACACGCTGCCGGCAGTGCGTGTCATCCGGCGTGCTTTTCCGCATCTGCGGCTGCGCTGGCTCGCCAATACGGAGTGGACGCCGCTGCTGGAGGGCTCACCACTCATCGACGAGGTGATCCCCTTCCCCCGAAAGCAATTTCGCGGGCTCGGGGGCCTGCTGCGCTTCTGGAAATGGCGGCACACATGCCGCAGTCTTCCGCGTGAGCAGCCGGAGGTGGTGCTCGATTTCCAGGGCCTGCTGCGCAGCGGGCTGATCAGTCGCTGGCGTGGATCGGCCTGCGTGATCGGCCTTTCCGATGCACGTGAGGGGGCGGACCGCTTTTACACGCACTGCGTCCCTGTCGATGCTGCGGCACATGCGGTGGACCGTTATTTAGAGCTGCCGCGTGCTCTCGGCATCCGCGTGGAGCCGGAAGACATCTCCTTTGAGCTGGCTGCGGGCACTGCGCCGACGAAGGCGTCGTTGGATTGGCAAAACAGCATCGTGGTGCATCCCTGGTCGCGTGGAGAGGGGAAATCGCTCTCAGACGACGCACTCGCTGCGCTTTGCAGCGCACTCGCTCCGCATCCGGTGATCCTCGTCGGCATGCATGAGGGAGCTGTGGTGCCCCAGGCTGCCCATGTGACGGATCTGAGTCACCAGACGAGCCTCGGGGAGCTGGTGTGGATCATGCGCCAGGCGCGGGGCTGCATCAGCGTCGATAGCGGCCCCATGCACATCGCCGCAGCGGTCAATGAGCGTGTGCTAGGCCTGCATACCTGGAGTGATCCACGCCGCGTCGGCCCCTACCCGAGCAGCGCTCAAGTGTGGAAAGCGGGCAGCATCGCCCCACGCCACGCTTTGAGTCCTGCGCAATGCACCGACTCACGCAGCATCACGCCCGCTTCCGCTCAGCACATCGGCGAGTGGGCACGGGAGCAATGGTGCACGTCTTAA
- a CDS encoding 6-phosphofructokinase: MRIGILNSGGDCPGLNAVIHGVVGAASTLGWEVVGFRDGFEGLLPPGDYMMLEPERTVGIMKLGGTILGTTNKGHFVAKVGEGNVAMVPQEIIDKAKTTLKHLEIGALIIVGGDGSLTTALQLYGAGVPVIGVPKTIDNDLSATAYTFGFDSAYSSVVDALDRLRTTAESHKRAIVLEVMGRHAGWIALYGGIAGGADVILIPEIPFQMEQVAKAIRRRDAAGDHSTLVVVAEGARMESGALLTKGGGETGEVRLGGIGDHVAREIERLTSKETRACTLGHLQRGGSPTALDRILGLRFGVRAVHLIKEGQFGRMVSYQQYHVGDVAIEEAVNKLRLVCKDEEVVQAARAVGVSFGDC, from the coding sequence ATGCGAATCGGTATCTTAAATAGCGGCGGCGATTGCCCCGGTCTCAATGCAGTCATCCATGGCGTCGTCGGTGCGGCGAGCACACTCGGCTGGGAGGTCGTGGGCTTCCGCGATGGATTCGAGGGGCTGCTGCCTCCGGGTGACTACATGATGCTCGAGCCCGAGCGCACCGTAGGCATCATGAAGCTCGGTGGGACGATCCTCGGCACGACAAACAAAGGCCATTTCGTGGCCAAAGTGGGTGAGGGCAATGTCGCAATGGTGCCACAAGAGATCATCGACAAGGCCAAGACGACACTGAAGCACCTCGAAATCGGTGCGCTCATCATCGTGGGTGGTGACGGCAGTCTCACCACCGCCCTCCAGCTCTATGGAGCAGGAGTTCCAGTGATCGGTGTGCCGAAGACGATCGACAATGACCTCAGCGCCACGGCTTACACCTTTGGTTTTGACAGTGCTTACTCATCGGTGGTCGATGCCCTCGATCGCCTGCGCACGACGGCAGAGAGCCATAAGCGAGCCATCGTCCTAGAGGTCATGGGCCGCCATGCAGGCTGGATCGCCCTCTACGGCGGCATCGCTGGTGGTGCGGATGTCATTCTGATTCCAGAGATCCCATTCCAGATGGAGCAGGTCGCAAAGGCGATCCGCAGGCGTGACGCAGCGGGGGATCACAGCACGCTCGTCGTCGTGGCAGAGGGAGCACGCATGGAAAGTGGTGCACTTCTGACCAAAGGCGGTGGTGAGACCGGTGAGGTCCGCCTCGGTGGCATCGGTGATCACGTCGCCCGTGAGATCGAGCGGCTCACGAGCAAAGAGACGCGTGCTTGCACACTCGGTCATCTCCAGCGTGGTGGTTCCCCCACTGCTCTAGACCGTATCTTAGGCCTGCGCTTTGGCGTGAGGGCTGTGCATTTGATCAAAGAAGGCCAGTTTGGCCGCATGGTGAGCTACCAGCAGTATCATGTGGGAGATGTCGCCATCGAGGAGGCCGTGAATAAGCTCCGGCTCGTCTGCAAAGATGAGGAAGTCGTCCAAGCTGCCCGTGCAGTCGGCGTGAGCTTCGGGGACTGCTAA
- a CDS encoding D-alanyl-D-alanine carboxypeptidase: MNRLFFSALAALTLLVTSASAIAQSSVIVVDAFNRKVHVAGNANAKRPVGGLAKIATCMVALDWAEASKVGVGVLATVPAYAEMIAGSGSPLGLQAGDSMTLRDLIYATMMGSDNHAAITLGHFIGQDHLARLRRNGQPVDEFVRQMNQLATREGCTGTHFTNPHGVENSRPTPYSTAADMARLAVYAVSRPAMRFYTNQATRSVTIYRAGQQISVTVQNTNQLLGIDRIDGVKTANTAASGGCCVISAEKSPSVTVQADNTSLIYRHRMIVVVLGSGNPFGEARGLLHQGWAAYDRWLAAGRPITDKRQMLADF; this comes from the coding sequence ATGAATCGCCTGTTTTTTTCCGCTCTCGCTGCTCTCACCCTCCTTGTGACGAGTGCATCTGCCATTGCACAATCCTCTGTGATCGTGGTGGATGCCTTTAACCGCAAAGTCCACGTCGCAGGCAATGCGAACGCGAAGCGCCCTGTCGGTGGCCTCGCCAAGATCGCCACATGCATGGTGGCGCTGGATTGGGCAGAGGCCTCCAAAGTGGGTGTGGGGGTGCTGGCGACGGTGCCCGCCTATGCAGAGATGATCGCAGGTAGTGGCTCGCCACTGGGACTCCAGGCGGGTGATAGCATGACGCTGCGTGACCTGATCTACGCGACGATGATGGGCAGTGATAATCACGCGGCGATCACGCTGGGGCACTTCATCGGCCAAGACCATCTGGCGCGGCTGCGCCGCAATGGACAGCCAGTGGATGAATTCGTGCGGCAGATGAATCAGCTCGCGACCCGCGAAGGCTGCACCGGCACCCACTTCACCAATCCACATGGTGTGGAGAACTCCCGCCCTACGCCCTATTCCACCGCAGCGGACATGGCGCGGCTAGCGGTGTATGCCGTGTCTCGGCCTGCGATGCGCTTTTATACGAACCAGGCCACGCGTAGCGTCACCATCTACCGCGCTGGGCAGCAGATCAGCGTGACCGTGCAGAATACGAATCAGCTCCTCGGGATCGACCGCATCGACGGGGTGAAAACGGCCAACACCGCTGCTAGTGGCGGCTGCTGCGTCATTTCCGCAGAAAAATCCCCCAGCGTGACCGTGCAGGCGGACAATACGAGTCTGATCTACCGCCACCGCATGATCGTCGTCGTGCTGGGGAGTGGAAATCCTTTCGGAGAGGCACGCGGCCTGCTTCATCAGGGCTGGGCTGCCTATGACCGCTGGTTGGCCGCCGGGCGTCCGATCACGGACAAACGGCAAATGCTGGCGGATTTCTAG
- a CDS encoding sigma-70 family RNA polymerase sigma factor, with the protein MADPTQTLFLETLQRYERPLIRYAHGYTGDLEEARDIVQDVFVKLSQSLPSLDHERLAPWLFTVCRNRALDHQRKHRRIVLMENESLDLEASSEDAPGDSMQRQETAAALRQLIDTLPSRQQEAVRLKFIAGLDYKQISEAMKTSIGNVGYLIHHGVAALRIKWLALEEGETAPHRELAAA; encoded by the coding sequence ATGGCTGATCCCACGCAGACTCTATTCCTCGAAACCTTGCAGCGTTATGAGCGACCACTCATTCGCTATGCTCATGGCTACACTGGGGACTTGGAGGAGGCGCGAGACATCGTGCAGGACGTGTTTGTGAAGCTCAGTCAGAGCCTCCCCTCCCTCGATCATGAGCGGCTGGCCCCCTGGCTCTTCACCGTGTGCCGCAACCGTGCCCTGGACCACCAGCGCAAACACCGCCGCATCGTGCTTATGGAAAACGAATCCCTCGATCTCGAAGCCTCCTCTGAGGACGCCCCTGGCGACTCCATGCAGCGCCAGGAGACTGCCGCCGCCCTCCGGCAGCTCATCGACACACTCCCCTCACGCCAGCAGGAGGCCGTACGGCTGAAATTCATCGCCGGACTCGATTACAAGCAGATCAGCGAGGCCATGAAAACGAGCATCGGCAACGTCGGCTACCTCATCCACCACGGCGTGGCCGCCCTACGCATCAAATGGCTCGCACTCGAAGAAGGCGAAACCGCCCCCCACCGCGAGCTAGCTGCCGCCTGA
- a CDS encoding VWA domain-containing protein, whose protein sequence is MKHEDITAWALNELSSQEREHIEAALRESPQALQEASETKTFCEMLQSELRDDSLELTPQQRQDLQNSEIMYKALTPTFTAKPVNWRSSSHFAPWAAVAACAAIGGFLAYQHLTAPAKPQVAAVDTRKLEPEYRMSLATHESAPPAMLSGLPGSLPAMPAVPPSSEAGDKLAEVIRQAEPALPITQKMALPSDSQSGFITQAGAIPGTLVQRSDAPSSYSFLREQKAPDSETYAHIRENTLQDVIRQPLSTFSIDVDTASYANVRRFLNQNMLPPLNAVRIEELINYFPTQDAAPAADSQLPFAVKVEVAACPWQPRHQLARIAVKGREIEKGSKASNLVFLVDVSGSMNEPQKLPLVQQSLRMLAQQLGENDHVSLVTYASGTQVVLQPTGGQKNQQIIAAIDQLRANGSTNGAGGLQLAYQQAVAGFIPNGINRVILCTDGDFNVGISQPAELHRFITEKARSGVFLSVLGYGSGNLQDRTMEILADKGNGNYAYIDSLSEARKVLVEQMQGTLATIAKDVKIQVEFNPAQVRSYRLIGYENRLLAKEDFNNDKKDAGEIGAGHSVVALYELVPANLPAEVEPDHLVDTLKYQTLTSPAKNEPNEKKPAISTAASAFQNEAMTVKLRYKQPEGDVSAKIEVPVSCDPEKILPASPEMSFSAAVAGFGMLLRDSGYVGRLTWEDVRKLALKGKGSDKLGYRGEFIQLIDKAAGLKQTR, encoded by the coding sequence ATGAAACACGAAGACATCACCGCCTGGGCGCTCAATGAACTGAGCAGCCAAGAGCGTGAACACATCGAGGCCGCACTGCGAGAGAGCCCACAGGCACTCCAAGAAGCCAGCGAGACAAAAACCTTCTGCGAAATGCTCCAGAGCGAGCTGCGAGACGATTCACTCGAACTCACCCCCCAGCAGCGCCAGGACCTGCAAAACTCCGAAATCATGTACAAGGCCCTCACGCCTACTTTCACGGCCAAACCCGTGAATTGGCGTTCCAGCTCGCATTTCGCACCTTGGGCGGCGGTCGCGGCATGCGCAGCCATCGGCGGCTTTTTGGCCTACCAGCACCTCACAGCTCCCGCAAAGCCCCAAGTCGCCGCCGTGGACACCCGCAAGCTCGAGCCCGAGTACCGCATGTCGCTCGCAACGCACGAGTCAGCGCCCCCTGCCATGCTCAGTGGCCTTCCGGGCTCCCTGCCAGCCATGCCAGCAGTTCCTCCCAGCTCTGAAGCTGGTGACAAGCTGGCCGAAGTCATTCGCCAAGCAGAGCCCGCCCTGCCGATCACGCAGAAAATGGCACTCCCCAGTGATTCACAGTCGGGCTTCATCACGCAAGCGGGTGCCATTCCAGGCACCTTGGTACAAAGATCCGATGCTCCATCTAGTTACTCTTTCCTTCGCGAGCAAAAAGCCCCCGATTCGGAGACTTACGCCCACATCCGCGAAAACACGCTTCAAGACGTGATCCGGCAGCCTTTGTCCACCTTCTCGATCGACGTGGACACCGCCTCCTATGCCAATGTGCGGCGCTTTTTGAATCAAAACATGCTCCCACCGCTCAATGCCGTGCGGATCGAAGAGCTCATCAATTATTTCCCCACCCAGGACGCCGCACCGGCCGCCGATTCACAGCTCCCCTTTGCCGTGAAGGTCGAAGTCGCCGCCTGTCCCTGGCAGCCACGCCATCAACTGGCCCGCATCGCCGTGAAAGGCCGTGAAATCGAAAAAGGCAGCAAAGCCAGCAACCTCGTCTTCCTCGTCGATGTCTCTGGCTCCATGAATGAGCCCCAGAAGCTCCCACTGGTGCAGCAGAGCCTACGCATGCTCGCCCAGCAGCTCGGTGAAAATGATCACGTCTCGCTCGTCACCTATGCCAGTGGCACACAGGTCGTTTTGCAGCCCACCGGAGGCCAAAAAAATCAGCAAATCATCGCCGCCATCGATCAACTCCGCGCCAATGGCAGCACCAATGGCGCAGGCGGCCTCCAACTCGCCTACCAACAGGCCGTGGCAGGCTTCATCCCAAACGGCATCAACCGCGTCATTCTCTGCACCGATGGCGACTTCAATGTCGGCATCAGCCAGCCAGCGGAACTGCATCGCTTCATCACCGAAAAGGCCCGCAGTGGTGTCTTTCTCAGCGTGCTAGGCTACGGCAGCGGCAACCTACAGGATCGCACCATGGAAATCCTGGCGGACAAAGGAAACGGCAACTACGCCTACATCGACAGCCTCAGTGAAGCACGCAAAGTGCTGGTGGAGCAGATGCAGGGCACCCTAGCCACCATCGCCAAGGATGTGAAAATCCAAGTCGAGTTCAATCCTGCGCAGGTGCGCTCCTACCGCCTCATCGGCTATGAAAACCGCCTCCTGGCCAAAGAGGACTTCAACAACGACAAAAAGGACGCCGGCGAGATCGGTGCCGGGCACAGCGTCGTGGCCCTGTATGAGCTGGTGCCCGCCAATCTACCCGCAGAGGTGGAGCCAGATCACCTGGTGGACACCCTGAAGTATCAAACCCTCACTTCACCGGCCAAAAACGAGCCCAATGAGAAAAAGCCCGCCATCTCCACTGCGGCCTCCGCTTTCCAAAATGAAGCCATGACCGTCAAACTGCGCTACAAACAGCCCGAGGGCGATGTGAGCGCAAAAATCGAAGTCCCCGTGTCCTGCGATCCTGAGAAAATCCTGCCCGCTAGCCCAGAGATGAGCTTCAGCGCCGCCGTGGCGGGTTTTGGCATGTTACTGCGTGATTCCGGCTACGTGGGCCGCCTCACCTGGGAAGATGTGCGCAAGCTCGCCCTGAAGGGCAAAGGCAGCGACAAGCTCGGCTACCGTGGCGAGTTCATCCAGCTCATCGACAAAGCCGCAGGGCTCAAGCAGACACGCTAG